From the genome of Vulpes lagopus strain Blue_001 chromosome 2, ASM1834538v1, whole genome shotgun sequence, one region includes:
- the LOC121478286 gene encoding PIN2/TERF1-interacting telomerase inhibitor 1-like, giving the protein MLMLAERQRKQKWAVDPRNTAWSNNDSKFGQRMLEKMGWFKGKGLGALEQGATDHIKVQVKNNHLGLGATINNEDNWIVHQDDFNQLLAGLNTCHGQETTDSSDNKEKKTFSLEEKSKISQNRVHYMKFTEGKDLSCRSKTDLDCIFGKRQSKKTPEDDSSPATPDGNSSSTTMTSAFTIQEYFAKRMAELKNKPQVIAAGPDFAETQMERKNGKKRKKEAKDRKVETYTVPKAKKKRHQVEWQLGDPCWDKNSGVSVENREDCVWPPHVQDITLKSKKRREKKKLQNQLEVAMDATLHDTPVKKKKKKKKGSK; this is encoded by the coding sequence ATGTTGATGCTGGCTGAGCGTCAGAGGAAGCAAAAGTGGGCTGTGGATCCAAGAAACACTGCGTGGAGCAATAATGATTCCAAGTTTGGTCAGAGGATGCTAGAAAAAATGGGGTGGTTTAAAGGAAAGGGTTTAGGGGCTCTGGAGCAAGGAGCAACAGATCATATTAAAGTTCAAGTTAAAAATAACCACCTGGGACTTGGAGCTACAATCAATAATGAAGATAACTGGATTGTTCATCAGGATGATTTTAACCAGCTTTTGGCTGGCCTGAACACTTGCCATGGGCAGGAAACAACAGATTCCTCAgacaacaaagagaagaaaactttcaGCCTCGAAGAAAAGTCCAAAATCTCCCAAAACCGTGTTCATTATATGAAATTCACAGAAGGGAAGGATCTATCATGTCGGAGCAAAACAGATCTTGACTGCATTTTTGGAAAAAGACAGAGTAAGAAGACTCCTGAGGATGATTCCAGCCCTGCCACTCCAGATGGGAACTCATCCTCCACTACAATGACCAGCGCCTTCACCATCCAGGAGTACTTTGCCAAGAGGATGGCAGAGCTAAAGAACAAGCCACAGGTCATAGCAGCAGGGCCTGACTTTGCAGAGacccaaatggaaagaaaaaatggaaagaaaagaaagaaagaggcaaaagatAGAAAAGTGGAGACTTACACAGTACCCAAGGCCAAGAAGAAGAGACACCAAGTTGAGTGGCAGCTTGGAGACCCTTGTTGGGACAAGAATTCTGGTGTTTCTGTCGAAAATAGAGAAGATTGTGTGTGGCCACCTCATGTCCAGGACATTACCCTAAAGtccaagaaaaggagagaaaagaaaaagctacaaAACCAACTTGAAGTAGCTATGGACGCTACATTACATGACACACctgtgaagaagaagaagaaaaagaagaaaggttccAAATAA